A window of Nonomuraea angiospora genomic DNA:
AGCCCTGTTCAGGAAGTGCCGAGCACCCCCGCCAGCTCGGCGAACGCGGTGGCCGCGGGGAGCGGGTCGGCCGGGAGGGCCAGCAGGATGGTGCGCTCGGAGGCCGGTTCGAGGGGGACCGCGTGGACGCCCGGGTGGTGGGCGGGCAGCGACAGCTCGGGAACGACGGTCACGCCGAGCCCCTCGGCGACCATGGCGAGGATGCTGCCGGTGTCGCGGACCCGGTAGTGACAGCGCAGGCTCGCCCCCGCCGCCCGCGCCAGGGCCGTGATCAGCGGCTCGCAGCCGCCCGTCGACATGATGAACGGGTGCCTGGCCAGCTCGGCGACCGGCACGGAAGCGCGTTCGGCCAGCGCGTGACCGCCGGGCAGGACGGCGAGCATCCGGTCGGTGGCCAGCGGGCGCGTGACCAGCCCCGCCACGTCGGCGGGCACGGCGCCGGCCGTGAGGGTGCCGACGTCGGCGGCGCCGGTCCTGAGCCAGTCGAGCACCTCCCCGTCCGACCCCTCGATCACGGTGAGCCGCACGCGCGGGTGCGCCTCGCCATAAAGCCGCAGGATGCGCGGCAGCAGGCGCGCGTTGGCGCTGGGGATGACGCCCACGCGCAGGCTGCCGGTGTCCGCCCCGCGCGCCGCGGCCACCTCCTGCTCCAGCGCTTCGAGCTGGGTGAGGATGAGCGTGGCGCGGCGGCGGACGGCCCGCCCGGCGGCGGTCAGGCTCACCCCGTGGCTCCCCCTGACGAGCAGGGACAGGCCCAGCTCGCTCTCCAGGCCGCGCAGGGCGTGGCTGACCGCGGACTGCGTGGTGTTCAGCTCCTCGGCCGCGCGGGTCATGTTGCCGGTACGCGCGACCGCCAGCAGGATCCTGAGCTGCGTGAACGTCATAGCGCCGCGCGCAGCAACCCCACGACCAGCGGGTGCGGCCGTCCGGGCATCGATCTCGTCTGCGGCACGAAGAGCGTGGCCAGGTAGAACGGGTGGCCGGGCAGCTCCAGCACCCGGGCCTCGCCGCTGTCGTCCCTGCCCGTCGCGCGGCCCGTCACGCGCAGGCCGCCCTCGTGCAGGGTGCTCTGGTGGGCCGGGTTGAGGCCGAAATTGCAGTAGTACTGCTCCTTCACCTCGCATTCCCCGTACAGGGCCGCCACCGTGGAGCCGGGCGTGAGCGTGACCGGCATGGTCCGGCCCGCGAGGGAGCAGGTCAGCTCGGAGACGAACAGGTCGGACGCGTACGGGTCGTACTCGGCGTGCTGCGCGTCCTCGAACCCGAGCACGTGGCGGGCGTACTCGATCACCATGTGCTGGCTGCCGCCGCACGTCCCCAGGGTGGGCACGCTGTGCTCGCGGCCGTGCCGGAGCGCGGCCAGCGCGCCGCGCAGGCTGCGGTACGGGCTCCCCGGGGCGCACCACAGCACGTCGGCGGCCCGCACGCCGGACAGGTCCGATTCGAGCGGCTCGGTGGCCAGCCAGCGGACCTCGACCTCGACGCCCAGGTGATCGGCCGCGTGGCCCAGGGCGTCGTCGGTGGCCACGTGCGGGACGAACGTCTGGTCGCGGTCGCCGACGACCGCGACCCTCAGCGAGGACTTCATGCGCCCACTATGCGGGGGCGAAGGCATGAGCACCAATACTGAGCTGCGCGAACGTCATGAGTGAACGCTCATGTCAGCCGGTGGCGCGGTCAGGAGCGGCAGCATGACCTCCACGCGCGTCCCGGCCCCGGGCTCGCCGCCGACCACGCAGATCCCGCCCAGCTCCGCCGCCCGCTCGCGCATCGAGCCGAGCCCCACGCCCGCGCGATGCTCCTCTGGCAGCCCCTTGCCGTCGTCGGCGATCAGCACGCGCAGCACCGACCGCTCCCGCTGCAGGACGATCCGGCAGCTGGACGCCTGGGCGTGCCGCCGGACGTTGGTGAGCGCCTCCTGGATGATCCGGTAGACCGCCACCTCGACGGCCGCGGGCAGCTCCGACAGGTCGCCCTGCACCTCGACCTCCGCCGGCGGCGGCGACTGCCCGGCCAGGTCGCCGATCGCGCGGACCAGGCCGAGGTCGTCGAGGGCGGGCGGGCGCAGGCCGTACACGAGCTCGCGGATGTCGCCCGTGACCGCGCCCATGCCCGTGTGCAGCTCGCGCAGCAGCTCGTCGGCGGCCTCCGGGGACTTCTTGAGGCTGAGCCTGGCCATGTTGATGGTCATCGCCATGGCGGAGAGCGTCTGGCCGAGCCCGTCGTGCAGGTCGCGGCGCAGGCGGCGGCGCTCCTCCTCCCTGGTGGTCAGGATGCGCTCCCTGGAACGTTGCAGGTCCGCCGCCATCCGCACCGCGTGCGCCACGTCCGCGGCGTACGGGGTGAGCGTGGCCAGCACTCGCTCGTTGTGCGCGGCGGGGAAGCGGCGCGGGCCCGGCGGGCCGACGAGCAGGCGGCCGACCCGCTCCCCGTGCCAGATCAGCGGCACCTCGCGGGAGTCCGGGCCCACCCGGCCGTTCTCCACGTAGCGGGGCTCGCCGTCGGCCACCTCCACGGCCACGCCCTCGACCGCCAGGCCGTCGCGCAGCACGCTCACCACCGAGGTCAGCGCCTTGGCCGGGTCGCCGCGCCGGACCGCCTGGGTCAGGCGCTCGGCCAGCAGGCCGGGGTCGCCGACGGCGCCGTACAGGAGGCGGTCCACGGCCCGCTGCAGCGCCCGCCGCAGCGGCTGGAAAAAGGCGCCCGCGAACAGCGCGGCGGCGATCCCGGCCACCTGGCCGTACCCGGAGACGAGCAGGCCGGACAGCGCGCCCGCGCCGAAGTAGACGGCGCTGACCACGGCCACCACGCCGGCGGCCACGAACGCCCGGCTGATCACCGTGTCGATGCCGTAGAGCCGGTAGCGCATCACCGAGAACGCCATCGCGACCGGGATCAGCGCCGCCCAGCCGAACGCGATCCACGCGAACCCGGGCAGGAACGCGGCCACGACCAGGAACACGATGTAGCCGGCGAACGCCAGGAGCGGCCAGCCGATCTGCCGCCTGGTGACGGAGTCCGCGTGCCGCAGGCGCACCGTCAGCGACAGCGCCGACAGCGTCATGGCGACGTAGATGCCCGTCCAGGCGATCGCCGAGACCGTCGCCGTGTACGGGGCCAGCGCGGGGATCTGCAGCGGGTTCGGGATGACCTGGGGGTACGGGTAGCTGCCAGGGGGCGGCGGCACGCGGAAGACGGCGCGCAGGAAGTCGGCCGTGATGGAGGCCGCGCCCAGCGCCAGGGCGAGGCGCCAGCGCGGCGAGGGCAGGCGGCCGTCGGGCGAGTACAGCGGCAGCACCATCGTGAGGGTCACGCCGCACACCGCCCAGCCGAGCTGGGCCGGCAGCCGCAGGTAACCCGCGAGGAGGAGGTCGCCGCCCGCGGCGGCGTGGAACATCATCGCCTGCGCGAAGTCGCTGACGGCGGCGGCCAGGCCGCCCGCGCACATCAGCCAGGCAAGGTTGAGCCGGGGCCGGTGGAAGATGAGGAACGCGCCGACCGCCGGGAACGTCAGCGCGGCGGCCGTCTGCGGGGACACCGTCCGCTCGGGCGTCCACGCGTCGGGCAGCCCGGCCCAGACCAGCAGCGCGACCACGGTGAGCGCCGGCGACACCACCGCCATGGTCACGGAGGCGACTCTCGCCCCCCGTGCCGGCTTCTCGTCATCGGCGACCTCGGCGAATCCCCCAGCCATCCCGCGCTCCGCCTCTCCGATCCCCGGCACGCCTCCCGTAGAAGAGGATTATGACCCCTTAATCGGGATGAATCCGTACGCCGTTTCCGGGACGTTATCCGCGGGGCCCTGCCCTGACCCGCGATCGCCGCTGAGCCAGGGCAGGGAGCATCGGTGCTACCCCATCGGTGTCACCCCACGGTGACCGTGGCCTTGGCGGCGACGGTCGTGCCCGCCACCTGACCGTTCACCGTGAACGTGCCCGGCTGGGCGTACTTGTCAGGGCTGATCGCCTCCCAGGTGACCTCGGCCGAGCTGTCCTTCGAGCCGTCGTTGTACGTCGCCACGACGGTCCTGGGCAGCGAGGGAGCGACCCCGGCCCGGGTGGCGACGGCCTCCTCGGCGATCGAGGTGATCGTCACCGCCGAGGTCGTGCGGACGTACACGGTGGCCTGGGCGGGCTGGCGCACGCCCTCGGCCAGGCCGGCGACCGTGAAGCTGGTGCCGCCGGTCTTGACCTGGTCGGCCGTCACCTGCTGCCAGGTGACGGCGGCCGAGCTGCGGGTGCCGTCCGCGTAGAGGGTCTCCACCGTGGCGGGCAGCTTGGGCAGCGTGCCGGCCAGGGTGGGGACGTGGACGGGGCGCACGGAGTCCGGCGGGACCTCGTACACCTTGACCTCCAGCAGGCCGACCGACGCCCCGCCGGCCTGGAGCTGGACGCGCAGCTTCGAGGTCGTCACGGTGTCGAACGCGACCGTGTTGTAGGCGTCGGCCGCCTTCGGGTAGGAGGCGACGCCGGTGACGTCCTCGAACGAGTCTCCGTCCCAGTACTGGATCTTCCACGAGGCGGGGACGCGCACGCCGCCGCCGTCGTCGAAGAAGTACACGTCGCTCTTGTTCACCCGCACCGCCGACGGCCATTCGAGCTGCACCCACTGCGTGTCCTGCTGCGGCCAGGTGCCCCAGCGCGGGTTGGCGCCGTCGTTGGAGCGCGGCGGGTCGATGCCGTCGTTGATCGCGGTGACCTTCTCCCACGGCGAGGTGTAGGAGGCCGTGGGCGTGGCCTTGGGCGCCACGTTCGCCTGCGCGGACTGGGGCGTCACGGTCACGGTCACGGTCGTGGAGCCGCTCTTCTCGCCGTCCGTGGCCGTGAGCTTCAGCCGGTACGCGCCCGCCTCGGAGAACGAGACCACCGTGTCGGTGCCCGTCGGGTTGGTGAAGAACGCCTCACCCGGCCCGTCGACCTTGGCCCACTGGGTCGTGAGCCTGCCCGACGGCAACCCGTCGTCCTTGACCACCGCGTCGAGCCTGGCCTGGCCCGGGCGGCTGAACGTGAGGTCGGGCACGACCACCACGGACGGCGCCTTGTTGGCGACCGGGCCGGCGCCGGCGCCCGTCAGGTACGCCTGCACCTCCTTCAGCCCCGTCGCGTAGCCGGGCTGGTGCGTGACCAGCACCCGCAGCTTCTGCGTCGTGACGGCCGGGAAGCGGACCGCGTTGAGGTTGGCCCGCGGGTTGGCCGGCTTCCTGGCCTGGCCCGGCACGTCCTTCCAGGTGTCGCCGTCCTGGTACTGCACCGTGTAGAAGGCGGGCTCGCGGTAGCCGCCCGCCTTGCGGTCGTTGTAGAAGTACAGCTTGACCTGATCGACCTTCTGGGCCGAGCCGAGGTCCGCCGCCAGCCAGTCCTGGGCGTTGCCGGAGCCCTTGCTGCCCCAGTACGGCTCGTTGATCGTGAAGCCGTCCACCGCGCCGGCCGGGTCGCCGTGGGAGGCGGTGGCGGACCTGACCAGGTTGGGGCGGGTGGAGCGCAGGTCCACGCCGGCCTTCTGGAACAGGTCCTCGACCCGGTCGCCCTTCAGCTCGACCTGGGCGGGGGCCTTCATCGAGGCGGCCTTCTCGGCGTGCACCACCTGACCACCCTCGACCCTGCCCGTGGCCGGGTCCCAGACGGCGTGCGCCAGCCCCGACAGGGTGACCTTGCGCTTGCCGTCGATCAGGATCGAGTACCCCTCGGGCACCCCGGCGTAGTGCCTGGTGCCGTCGCCCGGCTTGTCCCAGACGATGGTCAGGTCACTGCCCCGGTAGTTGATCCCGTTGACGCTGAAGTGGTCCCAGCCGATGTCCACCGGCCAGAGCTCGACCTTGCCGTCCGAGCGCGGGCGCAGGCCCATGGCGTCCTCGATGACGGTCCAGTTGCTGCTGCCCAGGATCGTGTGGTGGATCCAGGAGCGGTAGCCGATGGTCTTGGTCGAGGGGTTCCAGTCGGCCCAGAACTCGTTGGCGTCGGGGTAGCGGGTGTCGCCGCCGACGTACTGCGACCAGGCGTTCCAGTACAGAAGCTGCTTGTACTGGTCGGCGGTGATGTACGGCGAGCTGTACTGCCGCAGCGCCTTGGAGAACAGCGCGAAGTTCCGGGTGGAGTTGATCTGCGAGAAGTTGTTGGAGCCGGGGTTGCCGGCGGCCGCGGCCTCCTTCTTGTCCTTCTGGTTGGCGGTGTACGCCGGGAAGATCGGATATTCCGCCGGGTCGGTCCACAGGCGCAGCGCCTCCCGGTACTTCGGGTCGTCCGTCGGCACGAGCCCGGTGGCGTACGGGATGTAGTTGTTGGACTCCTTCCACGGGATCAGGTTGCCCGTCTGGAGGTCGCGGTGCTTGAACAGCTTGTTCTGCTCGTCCCAGAGCAGCGTGAGGATGCCGTTCCTGACCTTGTCGGCCACGCCGCGCATCTCGGCCGCCTTTGCCGCGTCGCCCGCCAGCTCGTACGCCTGCGCCGCCGCCATCGCGTTGGCGTAGACGTAGGCGCCTTCGAGCCGCTCGTTGGCCCGGTCGTAGTAGTGGAACGACACCGCGTCGGCGTCGTTCCCGGTCATGGCCTCCCAGTCGTACTCGATGACGCCGTTCTTGTTGGAGTCGTAGGCGTTGAGCTGGCCGTACACGTCCTTCTCGGCGTAGCGGGCCAGGTTGCGCAGGATCGACGGCTGGCCGCCGTGGAGCTGGTAGCTCTCCAGGGCCGCGGCCGAGATGTACTGCGTGTAGCTGTTCGACCAGTTCTCGGGGTCGCCCGGGTTGTCGGTGTACTTGGAGTTGCGCGAGACCTCGCCCGCCGACACCCACGGCCCGTACGAGTAGATCGGGTCGCGCAGGTACTTCAGGTCCTGCACGAACATCGGCACGGTCAGCACGATCGCGTTGTTGTAGCCCAGCGCCCCCTCGACCGACGTGGGGAACTGGAAGTCGTTCCCGGGGATGTCGGCGTCGAGGAAGTTGAAGCGCATGAGCCACCAGCGGTAGTACACGAACTTCTTGATGTTCTCGTCGGGCACGTCGATGTAGGGGAGGTTCTCGGCCCACCAGGCGTTGTAGTCCTGGAGCTGGCGGCGCAGCGCCTTCTCGGGCGAGCGGCCCTTGTAGCCGTCGTACTCCGCCCGCGAGCCGGGCAGCTCGTCGGTGACGAAGCCCATCTGCACCTTGGTCCGCACGGTCTTGCCCGGCTCGACCGTCAGCGAGCCCTTGAGCGTGCCGTCCGAGACCTTCAGCCCGTCGCCGCTGAGCCGGGGGAAGATCGTGGTCAGCCTGTTCTTGGCCCAGACGGTCCCGGTCAGCTCGCGGTCGCCCTCGGGCGTCTTCGTGTAGGGAGAGGTCACGGTGATCGGCACGGAGCGCGCCGCGGACCCGGTGTTGGTGATCTCCAGCGTCGTCACGGCCACGTTCTCGTGGGTGATGAACTTCTTCACCCCGACCGACAGGCCGTCACCCGTGTACTGCCCGGTCCAGTGGCTGGGCATCTGCAGGCGCTTGGAGACGTCCTCGGTGAGCCGGCCGCCCAGCGAGACCTCGTACGCGCCGCGGTTGTCGATGCTCTCCCAATACGCCACGAACCCACCGAAGCCGATGACCGAGGGATCGTGCTCCTTCATGAACAGCGCCCGCCCGCGCGTCATCAACCACGGGCCCGCCGGATCGTCGCCGGGGCGGGCCAGCATGCGGTCGATCCAGTACGAGTCGCCGCCCTTCTCCTTGTTGTAGATCTCCTCCATCATCTTGCGGGGGTGGTACGCCACGGGTTCGGCGGGCACCGGGTCTGCGCCCGTGAACACCGGCATCCCCAGGTCGTCCTGGGCGGCGTACGAAGGTGACGCGGCAAGCGAAGCTGTGAGCGTTAACACAGCCAGGCACACCAACGGTTTACGCACTTGCCTCTCCTAGATCGGTAGCCAGACACGCATGGTCGCGGGGCCGCGGTTGCCCCACCGGTGGTAGGGCACGAGCCGGAGCCTGACGTCGGGGCCGCTCCCCTGGCCGCCGGAGGCGGGCGCGTACGGCCAGCCGTTGCCGTCCCCGGCGCCCAGCGTCGCCTCCACCTCCAGCTCCACCACGCCGTCCGCCTCGTGGTGCTCCACGGGCGGCTGGACCCGCGCGGTCAGGTCGCCCAGCGCCGGCTCGTCGGCCACCGACTCGGCGCAGTAGACCAGCGGCCCCCGCTCCACCGCCGCGCTCCCCCGCAGCGCGTCGATCCGCCGGTCGGGGAACGTCCACCTGGGCGCCATCGGCAGCTCCAGCCGGATCTCGTCACCGGCCCGCCACGGCCCATCGACGTAGGCGTAACCGGGATCGACCGGGCGCACCGCCGGGCTCTCCGCCAGCGGCGCCTCCGGCGAGGACACCGGGACATGGGCGAGCGTGGCGTCCGTGGCCCACGCGGGGACGCGCAGCCCGATCCGGCCCTCGCCGCCCTCCAGCACCCGCACGCTCACCGAGCCGGTCCACGGGTAGCCGGTCTCCACGCGTACCGCCAGGCCGCCGTGCCGGATCTCCGACGGGGTGTGGTGGTGGATCTGGATCCCGTCCGCGGTGGTCGTGGCCACGTACGCGGCCAGCGAGGCCATCGTGCGGGCGATGTTGTTCGGGCAGCAGGACACGTCGAACCAGGGCGAGCGCAGCCCGCCCTCCGCGGCGTGGTTGACCCCCTCCAGCGGCACCGCCGGCACCCGCACCTGCAGCGGGTTGGCGTAGAAGAACGACTTGCCGTCCAGCGCCACGCCCGTGGCGAGCATGTTGTACAGGGTGCGCTCGGCGAGGTCGGCGTAGCGGGCGTCGCCCGTGGCCAGCAGCAGCCGGTGCGCCAGCATGACGGAGGCGATGCTCGCGCAGGTCTCGTTGTAGGCCCGGTCCGGCGGCAGCTCGTAGTCCTCGCCGTACGACTCGTCGGCATGCCTCGAGCCCATGCCGCCGGTCAGGTGGGTACGCCGGGCCACCGTGCGCTCCCACTGGGACTCGATCGCCTTCAGCAGCTCCTGGTCGCCGGTCTCGATCGCCACGTCCACCACGCCGGAGGCGAGATAGAGCGCGCGCACCGCGTGCCCGCGGAACACCTGGGCCTGCCTGACCGGGATGTCGTCCTGGTAGTAGGCGCGGCCGAAGGGGATGTCGGCGAGCGCGGGCAGGCCGCGGCGCTCGACGAAGCGGCGGGCCATCTCCAGGTAGCGCTCGGTGCCGGTCGCGCGGTAGAGCTCGACCAGGCCCATCTCGATCACCGGGTGGCCGCAGGTCCGGGTGCCCTCCATGAAGCGGCGGCACACGTGGTCGGCGGCCTTGATCGCGACCTGGGTGAGCCGGTCCTCGCCGTGCATGCGCAGCCGGGCGACCCCGGCCTGGATCAGGTGCCCGTAGCAGTAGAGCTCGTGGCCCCACTCGAAGTCGGTGTAGCGGCTGCCGGACCAGCGGGTGTTGATGTATCCGTCGCCCTCCTGGGCCTGGGCCACGGTCTCGGCCAGCGCGGGCAGGGCCGGGTGGTCGGCCCAGGCCATGGCCTCCAGCAGCTTGTAGATCTCGGAGTCGCTGAACTCCCGCCCCCGGCGGGGCCGCTCGCCCCGGAAGTTGCCGATCCAGCCTTCCCGCTCTTCCCATTCCTGGCAGTGGGCGATCGTGACCTCGCGGTTGAGCGCGGCCCGGTCGCCCCAGAAGCCGGGGAGCAGCCGTACCGCGTCGAGGCCGAGGGGGGACAGGGCGCCCGATGAGGGCAGGACAGGGTTAGCCACGCAGAGCTCCTGACATGAATCCGCGCACGTAGTGGCGCTGCAGCACGATGAAGAGGATGAGACAGGGGAAGGCCATGACCATGACGCCGGCCTGGAGCATGCCGTAGTCGATGGCGCCGAACGTCTGCTGCGTCATGCTGACCACGGCCACCGGCAGCGTGAACGACGCGCCGTCGTTGAGCAGGATGAGCGGGGCGAAGAAGTCGTTCCACGACGCCAGGAAGGCGAACAGGCCCACCGTGATCAGCGCGGGCCGCACGGCGTGCAGCAGGATCCTGGCGAACGCCCTGAACGTGCCGCAGCCGTCCACCAGCGCGGCCTCCTCCAGCTCGCGCGGCAGCGCCTCGAACGCGTTGCGCATCATGAACAGCGCGAACGGCAGCTGGAACATGACGAACACCAGCGAGAGCCCGACCAGGGAGTTCTGCAGGCCGAGATAGCCGAGCAGCACGTAGAGCGGGATCAGGATCGTCGCGTACGGCACCATGAGGATCGCCAGCGTGGCCAGGAACAGCAGGTTCTTGCCGGGGAAGTCGAAGCGGGCGAAGCCGTAGCCGCCGAGCGCGGAGACGACCAGCGTGCCCGCCACCGTCATCACCGACACCAGCACGCTGTTGGTCGCGTACGTGCCGAGCCCCTCGCCGAAGCGGGCCATCTCCAGGTAGTTGGACGGCTCCTCGAACGAGGCGTAACCGCTCCACACCAGCGGGAACAGGAAGAGCACCGCCAGGGCGGACAGCGTGAGGTAACGGCTCATCGCAGCCTCCGCATCATCAGCGTGTTGAGCCCGACGAGGGCGACCAGCAGGACGACCGAGAGCGCCGCCGCGCCGCCGAGGTCGAAGCGGAAGAACGCGTCGCGGTAGACGACCATGACCATCGAGACCGTGCTGTTGTCGGGGCCGCCGTTGGTGAAGACGAAGAACTGGTCGAAGGCCAGCAGCGAGCCGGTGACGCTGAGGATCAGCATCAGCGCCAGCGTCGGGCGCAGCAGCGGGAGCGTGATCTTGGTGAAGACCTGCCAGCGGTTCGCGCCGTCGCTCCTCGCGGCCTCGTACACCTCGGTCGGGATGGCCTGCAGGCCGGTCAGCAGGATGAGCATGTTGAAGCCGGCGAAACGCCACAGCACCAGCGTGATCGTGGAGAACAGCGCCATGTTCGGCGTGCCGATCCACTTGACCGGCTCGCTGGTGATGTGCAGCGCCTGGAGCAGGGGGTCGATGGGGCCGAAGTCGTTGTTCAGCATCCCGTAGAACAGCAGCCCGGCGGCGGCGAAGCCCACGGCGCCGGGCAGGAAGAACGCGGTCCTGAAGAAGCCGATGCCCGGCTTGCGGTCCTGCACCAGCATGGCGAGCCCGAGCGCCACGGCCGACAGCAGGACGGTCGTGATCGCCGTGTACTTGAGCGTGAAGAGGACCGCGTCCACGAAGAGCGGGTTGTCGCCGATCTTGAGGTAGTTGTCGGGGGCGTTGAACGTGGCCTGGCCGAGCAGGGGCCAGCGGTTCAGCGACATCCAGCCGACCAGCACCAGGGGCGCGATGAAGAGCACGCCCACGATGACGGCCGTCGGAGCCGTGTACAGCCAGCCCTGTACCTTCCTGCTCCGCCACCGGGCGGAGGGCGCGGAGTGCGCCGCCCGCCGTCCGGTTCGGTTCATCGTCAGAGTCATTGTTGGAGTGACTTCGTGATCTCGGCGTTGAGCTGCGGGAGCTTCGAGGCGTCACCGAACACGGCCTCGCGCGCGTAGCGCAGCCAGGGACCCTGCGGGTCGTTGAAGGTCTGGCCGAAGCGCAGCGCGTACGGCGTCTGGCCCTTGGCCACCAGCGAGTTGATCATCACCACGCGCGGGTCCTCCGCGGAGTACTTGTTGCCGGCCAGGTCGGTACGCGCCAGCACGTCCTTGTTCTTGGCCATGACCTCGACCTGGGCCTCGTCGCCGACCGTCCAGGACAGGAAGTCCCAGGCCGCGTCCGGGTTCTTGGACGTGGCGGAGATGCCGACGGAGTCGCCGCCCACGAACGTGGACTCGCCGCCGTCGGGGCCGGCGATCGGGGCGACGCCGATCTTCATGTCCTTGGGCATGAGGCCGAGCGTGGTGGAGGGCATCGGCATGACGCCGATCTCACCCTTGGGGAAGAAACCGGTCCAGGTCGGGCCCTGCTCCTCCTTGGCGGTCGGCCCGGTGACCTTCTTGTCGTACAGGTCGCGCCAGATCTTGAACACGTCGGTCATCGCGGCCTGGTC
This region includes:
- a CDS encoding galactose-binding domain-containing protein; this translates as MPVFTGADPVPAEPVAYHPRKMMEEIYNKEKGGDSYWIDRMLARPGDDPAGPWLMTRGRALFMKEHDPSVIGFGGFVAYWESIDNRGAYEVSLGGRLTEDVSKRLQMPSHWTGQYTGDGLSVGVKKFITHENVAVTTLEITNTGSAARSVPITVTSPYTKTPEGDRELTGTVWAKNRLTTIFPRLSGDGLKVSDGTLKGSLTVEPGKTVRTKVQMGFVTDELPGSRAEYDGYKGRSPEKALRRQLQDYNAWWAENLPYIDVPDENIKKFVYYRWWLMRFNFLDADIPGNDFQFPTSVEGALGYNNAIVLTVPMFVQDLKYLRDPIYSYGPWVSAGEVSRNSKYTDNPGDPENWSNSYTQYISAAALESYQLHGGQPSILRNLARYAEKDVYGQLNAYDSNKNGVIEYDWEAMTGNDADAVSFHYYDRANERLEGAYVYANAMAAAQAYELAGDAAKAAEMRGVADKVRNGILTLLWDEQNKLFKHRDLQTGNLIPWKESNNYIPYATGLVPTDDPKYREALRLWTDPAEYPIFPAYTANQKDKKEAAAAGNPGSNNFSQINSTRNFALFSKALRQYSSPYITADQYKQLLYWNAWSQYVGGDTRYPDANEFWADWNPSTKTIGYRSWIHHTILGSSNWTVIEDAMGLRPRSDGKVELWPVDIGWDHFSVNGINYRGSDLTIVWDKPGDGTRHYAGVPEGYSILIDGKRKVTLSGLAHAVWDPATGRVEGGQVVHAEKAASMKAPAQVELKGDRVEDLFQKAGVDLRSTRPNLVRSATASHGDPAGAVDGFTINEPYWGSKGSGNAQDWLAADLGSAQKVDQVKLYFYNDRKAGGYREPAFYTVQYQDGDTWKDVPGQARKPANPRANLNAVRFPAVTTQKLRVLVTHQPGYATGLKEVQAYLTGAGAGPVANKAPSVVVVPDLTFSRPGQARLDAVVKDDGLPSGRLTTQWAKVDGPGEAFFTNPTGTDTVVSFSEAGAYRLKLTATDGEKSGSTTVTVTVTPQSAQANVAPKATPTASYTSPWEKVTAINDGIDPPRSNDGANPRWGTWPQQDTQWVQLEWPSAVRVNKSDVYFFDDGGGVRVPASWKIQYWDGDSFEDVTGVASYPKAADAYNTVAFDTVTTSKLRVQLQAGGASVGLLEVKVYEVPPDSVRPVHVPTLAGTLPKLPATVETLYADGTRSSAAVTWQQVTADQVKTGGTSFTVAGLAEGVRQPAQATVYVRTTSAVTITSIAEEAVATRAGVAPSLPRTVVATYNDGSKDSSAEVTWEAISPDKYAQPGTFTVNGQVAGTTVAAKATVTVG
- a CDS encoding LysR family transcriptional regulator yields the protein MTFTQLRILLAVARTGNMTRAAEELNTTQSAVSHALRGLESELGLSLLVRGSHGVSLTAAGRAVRRRATLILTQLEALEQEVAAARGADTGSLRVGVIPSANARLLPRILRLYGEAHPRVRLTVIEGSDGEVLDWLRTGAADVGTLTAGAVPADVAGLVTRPLATDRMLAVLPGGHALAERASVPVAELARHPFIMSTGGCEPLITALARAAGASLRCHYRVRDTGSILAMVAEGLGVTVVPELSLPAHHPGVHAVPLEPASERTILLALPADPLPAATAFAELAGVLGTS
- a CDS encoding carbohydrate ABC transporter permease encodes the protein MSRYLTLSALAVLFLFPLVWSGYASFEEPSNYLEMARFGEGLGTYATNSVLVSVMTVAGTLVVSALGGYGFARFDFPGKNLLFLATLAILMVPYATILIPLYVLLGYLGLQNSLVGLSLVFVMFQLPFALFMMRNAFEALPRELEEAALVDGCGTFRAFARILLHAVRPALITVGLFAFLASWNDFFAPLILLNDGASFTLPVAVVSMTQQTFGAIDYGMLQAGVMVMAFPCLILFIVLQRHYVRGFMSGALRG
- a CDS encoding sensor histidine kinase, with the protein product MAGGFAEVADDEKPARGARVASVTMAVVSPALTVVALLVWAGLPDAWTPERTVSPQTAAALTFPAVGAFLIFHRPRLNLAWLMCAGGLAAAVSDFAQAMMFHAAAGGDLLLAGYLRLPAQLGWAVCGVTLTMVLPLYSPDGRLPSPRWRLALALGAASITADFLRAVFRVPPPPGSYPYPQVIPNPLQIPALAPYTATVSAIAWTGIYVAMTLSALSLTVRLRHADSVTRRQIGWPLLAFAGYIVFLVVAAFLPGFAWIAFGWAALIPVAMAFSVMRYRLYGIDTVISRAFVAAGVVAVVSAVYFGAGALSGLLVSGYGQVAGIAAALFAGAFFQPLRRALQRAVDRLLYGAVGDPGLLAERLTQAVRRGDPAKALTSVVSVLRDGLAVEGVAVEVADGEPRYVENGRVGPDSREVPLIWHGERVGRLLVGPPGPRRFPAAHNERVLATLTPYAADVAHAVRMAADLQRSRERILTTREEERRRLRRDLHDGLGQTLSAMAMTINMARLSLKKSPEAADELLRELHTGMGAVTGDIRELVYGLRPPALDDLGLVRAIGDLAGQSPPPAEVEVQGDLSELPAAVEVAVYRIIQEALTNVRRHAQASSCRIVLQRERSVLRVLIADDGKGLPEEHRAGVGLGSMRERAAELGGICVVGGEPGAGTRVEVMLPLLTAPPADMSVHS
- a CDS encoding CTP synthase C-terminal region-related (seleno)protein, with translation MKSSLRVAVVGDRDQTFVPHVATDDALGHAADHLGVEVEVRWLATEPLESDLSGVRAADVLWCAPGSPYRSLRGALAALRHGREHSVPTLGTCGGSQHMVIEYARHVLGFEDAQHAEYDPYASDLFVSELTCSLAGRTMPVTLTPGSTVAALYGECEVKEQYYCNFGLNPAHQSTLHEGGLRVTGRATGRDDSGEARVLELPGHPFYLATLFVPQTRSMPGRPHPLVVGLLRAAL
- a CDS encoding glycoside hydrolase family 127 protein, translated to MANPVLPSSGALSPLGLDAVRLLPGFWGDRAALNREVTIAHCQEWEEREGWIGNFRGERPRRGREFSDSEIYKLLEAMAWADHPALPALAETVAQAQEGDGYINTRWSGSRYTDFEWGHELYCYGHLIQAGVARLRMHGEDRLTQVAIKAADHVCRRFMEGTRTCGHPVIEMGLVELYRATGTERYLEMARRFVERRGLPALADIPFGRAYYQDDIPVRQAQVFRGHAVRALYLASGVVDVAIETGDQELLKAIESQWERTVARRTHLTGGMGSRHADESYGEDYELPPDRAYNETCASIASVMLAHRLLLATGDARYADLAERTLYNMLATGVALDGKSFFYANPLQVRVPAVPLEGVNHAAEGGLRSPWFDVSCCPNNIARTMASLAAYVATTTADGIQIHHHTPSEIRHGGLAVRVETGYPWTGSVSVRVLEGGEGRIGLRVPAWATDATLAHVPVSSPEAPLAESPAVRPVDPGYAYVDGPWRAGDEIRLELPMAPRWTFPDRRIDALRGSAAVERGPLVYCAESVADEPALGDLTARVQPPVEHHEADGVVELEVEATLGAGDGNGWPYAPASGGQGSGPDVRLRLVPYHRWGNRGPATMRVWLPI